One window of the Xiphophorus couchianus chromosome 12, X_couchianus-1.0, whole genome shotgun sequence genome contains the following:
- the LOC114154771 gene encoding gelsolin-like isoform X1, producing the protein MLPAATPACQSFSSPAEEDFLTHTEGDIMVFHPEFERAGKEAGLQVWRVENLDLAPVPESLYGRFYTGDAYLVLSSTSNRRGDLQYDLHYWQGSECSQDESSAAAILAVQMDDFLQGAPVQYREVQGHESGTFSGYFKTGLTYMKGGVASGFNHVTNEVEVQRLLQVKGRRVVRATEVPVSWGSFNQGDSFILDLGQEIIQWSGSHSNRFEKLKATLVSKSIRDNERCGRANLQVVDEGAEPEGMIEVLGDKPDLPESHSEDTQTDASNRKVAKLYKVSNAGGDMEVTLVSEQNPFPQHALESSECFILDNGTNGRIFVWKGKDANGAERQAVLQNSEKFIQQMEYPPYTQVQVLPQSGETPLFKQFFRNWRDAEDTVGMGTAYIANKVAKIEKVPFDVSKLHQSDSMSAQYGMVDRGDGDKKIWRVEGSGKVLVDPAYFGQFYGGDSYLILYQYQHGGRRRHMVYIWQGAESSQDETAASAVLAVELDDELGGGAVQVRVVQGKEPAHLMSLFGGQPMVVYQGGTSREGGQSTAADTRLFQVRSNPAGDTGAVEVGPSSSRLNSNDAFLLTAAGGAWLWKGRGSSAAEAKGAEHLARVLQVNPAPLEEGEEPDGFWAVLGGKDDYCRAPRLSNKMDAHPPRLFASSNKTGTFQMEEVPGELTQDDLAPDDVMILDTWDQVSLPHHRHHGNQVLAPPAAHRFPRQVFVWIGNEANEEEKMEAAATAERYIRTDPTSRNPLTPIVTLKQGFEPTTFTGWFLGWNHDYWSQDPLERFLQAL; encoded by the exons ATGTTACCTGCAGCCACACCTGCGTGTCAAAGCTTCTCCAGTCCGGCTGAGGAAGACTTCCTGACACACACTGAAG GTGACATCATGGTGTTCCACCCTGAGTTTGAACGAGCAGGTAAAGAGGCGGGGCTTCAGGTGTGGCGAGTGGAGAACTTGGACCTGGCTCCTGTCCCTGAGAGTCTCTACGGACGGTTCTACACCGGAGACGCCTACCTGGTTCTGAGCAGCACCAGCAACCGCCGAGGAGACCTGCAGTACGACCTGCACTACTGGCAAG GTTCCGAGTGCTCTCAGGATGAAAGCAGCGCTGCTGCCATTCTTGCTGTCCAGATGGACGACTTCCTGCAGGGGGCGCCGGTCCAGTACCGAGAGGTCCAAGGCCATGAGTCCGGGACCTTCAGCGGATACTTCAAAACGGGCCTGACCTACATG AAAGGAGGCGTGGCCTCTGGGTTCAATCATGTGACCAATGAGGTGGAAGTTCAGCGGTTGCTCCAGGTCAAAGGTCGCCGTGTTGTCAGGGCAACAGAGGTACCTGTCAGCTGGGGCAGTTTCAACCAGGGAGACAGCTTCATCCTGGACCTGGGACAG GAAATCATCCAGTGGTCTGGTTCCCATAGCAACAGATTTGAGAAACTGAAGGCCACTTTG GTCTCTAAGAGTATCCGTGACAACGAGAGGTGTGGGCGGGCCAACCTCCAGGTTGTCGATGAGGGGGCGGAGCCAGAGGGGATGATAGAG GTTCTGGGAGACAAACCGGACCTCCCCGAGTCCCACAGCGAAGACACCCAGACCGACGCGTCCAACAGGAAGGTGGCGAAGCTCTACAAG GTGTCCAACGCCGGCGGGGACATGGAGGTCACTCTGGTGTCGGAGCAGAACCCGTTCCCCCAACACGCCCTGGAGTCCAGCGAGTGCTTCATCCTCGACAACGGAACCAACGGACGCATCTTTGTCtggaaag GTAAGGACGCTAACGGCGCCGAGCGGCAGGCCGTCCTGCAGAACTCCGAGAAATTCATTCAGCAGATGGAGTACCCACCCTACACCCAG GTCCAGGTCCTTCCTCAGTCCGGGGAGACTCCTCTCTTCAAGCAGTTCTTTAGGAACTGGAGGGACGCTGAAGACACCGTCGGCATGGGAACGGCCTACATCGCCAACAAGGTGGCAAAGATTGAGAAG GTGCCGTTCGACGTGTCCAAGCTGCACCAATCGGACTCCATGTCAGCGCAGTATGGGATGGTGGACCGAGGAGACGGAGACAAAAAG atCTGGAGGGTCGAAGGGTCCGGTAAGGTTCTGGTGGACCCGGCTTACTTTGGTCAGTTCTACGGCGGCGACAGCTACCTGATCCTGTACCAGTACCAACATGGCGGCAGGCGGCGCCACATGGTCTACATCTG GCAGGGGGCGGAGTCGAGTCAGGACGAAACCGCGGCGTCGGCCGTTCTGGCCGTCGAGCTGGACGACGAACTGGGAGGCGGAGCAGTTCAG GTGAGGGTGGTCCAAGGCAAAGAGCCCGCCCACCTGATGAGCCTGTTTGGAGGCCAGCCCATGGTGGTGTACCAGGGCGGCACCTCCAGGGAGGGCGGCCAGTCCACCGCCGCCGACACCCGCCTGTTCCAGGTGCGGTCCAACCCGGCTGGAGACACTGGGGCCGTGGAG gtGGGCCCGTCCTCATCACGCCTAAACTCCAACGATGCGTTCCTGCTAACGGCGGCCGGGGGGGCGTGGCTGTGGAAGGGGCGGGGCAGCAGCGCGGCGGAGGCGAAAGGGGCCGAACACCTGGCCCGGGTGTTGCAGGTGAACCCCGCCCCGctggaggagggggaggagccAG ACGGGTTCTGGGCGGTTCTGGGCGGGAAGGACGACTACTGCCGCGCCCCTCGGCTCAGCAACAAGATGGACGCCCATCCGCCACGCCTCTTCGCCTCCTCCAACAAGACAGGCACCTTCCAG ATGGAGGAGGTTCCGGGAGAACTGACCCAGGACGACTTGGCTCCTGATGACGTCATGATCCTGGACACCTGGGACCAGGTGAGTCTTCCTCACCACcgtcaccatggaaaccaggTTCTGGCTCCGCCTGCGGCTCACCGTTTCCCCCGGCAGGTGTTCGTTTGGATCGGGAACGAGGCAAACgaggaggagaagatggaggccGCCGCGACAG CTGAGCGCTACATCAGAACCGACCCGACCAGCAGAAACCCGCTGACCCCCATCGTGACCCTGAAGCAGGGATTTGAACCAACGACCTTCACTGGTTGGTTCCTGGGCTGGAACCACGACTACTGGAGCCAGGACCCACTGGAGCGCTTCCTGCAGGCCctgtga
- the LOC114154771 gene encoding gelsolin-like isoform X4 yields MVFHPEFERAGKEAGLQVWRVENLDLAPVPESLYGRFYTGDAYLVLSSTSNRRGDLQYDLHYWQGSECSQDESSAAAILAVQMDDFLQGAPVQYREVQGHESGTFSGYFKTGLTYMKGGVASGFNHVTNEVEVQRLLQVKGRRVVRATEVPVSWGSFNQGDSFILDLGQEIIQWSGSHSNRFEKLKATLVSKSIRDNERCGRANLQVVDEGAEPEGMIEVLGDKPDLPESHSEDTQTDASNRKVAKLYKVSNAGGDMEVTLVSEQNPFPQHALESSECFILDNGTNGRIFVWKGKDANGAERQAVLQNSEKFIQQMEYPPYTQVQVLPQSGETPLFKQFFRNWRDAEDTVGMGTAYIANKVAKIEKVPFDVSKLHQSDSMSAQYGMVDRGDGDKKIWRVEGSGKVLVDPAYFGQFYGGDSYLILYQYQHGGRRRHMVYIWQGAESSQDETAASAVLAVELDDELGGGAVQVRVVQGKEPAHLMSLFGGQPMVVYQGGTSREGGQSTAADTRLFQVRSNPAGDTGAVEVGPSSSRLNSNDAFLLTAAGGAWLWKGRGSSAAEAKGAEHLARVLQVNPAPLEEGEEPDGFWAVLGGKDDYCRAPRLSNKMDAHPPRLFASSNKTGTFQMEEVPGELTQDDLAPDDVMILDTWDQVSLPHHRHHGNQVLAPPAAHRFPRQVFVWIGNEANEEEKMEAAATAERYIRTDPTSRNPLTPIVTLKQGFEPTTFTGWFLGWNHDYWSQDPLERFLQAL; encoded by the exons ATGGTGTTCCACCCTGAGTTTGAACGAGCAGGTAAAGAGGCGGGGCTTCAGGTGTGGCGAGTGGAGAACTTGGACCTGGCTCCTGTCCCTGAGAGTCTCTACGGACGGTTCTACACCGGAGACGCCTACCTGGTTCTGAGCAGCACCAGCAACCGCCGAGGAGACCTGCAGTACGACCTGCACTACTGGCAAG GTTCCGAGTGCTCTCAGGATGAAAGCAGCGCTGCTGCCATTCTTGCTGTCCAGATGGACGACTTCCTGCAGGGGGCGCCGGTCCAGTACCGAGAGGTCCAAGGCCATGAGTCCGGGACCTTCAGCGGATACTTCAAAACGGGCCTGACCTACATG AAAGGAGGCGTGGCCTCTGGGTTCAATCATGTGACCAATGAGGTGGAAGTTCAGCGGTTGCTCCAGGTCAAAGGTCGCCGTGTTGTCAGGGCAACAGAGGTACCTGTCAGCTGGGGCAGTTTCAACCAGGGAGACAGCTTCATCCTGGACCTGGGACAG GAAATCATCCAGTGGTCTGGTTCCCATAGCAACAGATTTGAGAAACTGAAGGCCACTTTG GTCTCTAAGAGTATCCGTGACAACGAGAGGTGTGGGCGGGCCAACCTCCAGGTTGTCGATGAGGGGGCGGAGCCAGAGGGGATGATAGAG GTTCTGGGAGACAAACCGGACCTCCCCGAGTCCCACAGCGAAGACACCCAGACCGACGCGTCCAACAGGAAGGTGGCGAAGCTCTACAAG GTGTCCAACGCCGGCGGGGACATGGAGGTCACTCTGGTGTCGGAGCAGAACCCGTTCCCCCAACACGCCCTGGAGTCCAGCGAGTGCTTCATCCTCGACAACGGAACCAACGGACGCATCTTTGTCtggaaag GTAAGGACGCTAACGGCGCCGAGCGGCAGGCCGTCCTGCAGAACTCCGAGAAATTCATTCAGCAGATGGAGTACCCACCCTACACCCAG GTCCAGGTCCTTCCTCAGTCCGGGGAGACTCCTCTCTTCAAGCAGTTCTTTAGGAACTGGAGGGACGCTGAAGACACCGTCGGCATGGGAACGGCCTACATCGCCAACAAGGTGGCAAAGATTGAGAAG GTGCCGTTCGACGTGTCCAAGCTGCACCAATCGGACTCCATGTCAGCGCAGTATGGGATGGTGGACCGAGGAGACGGAGACAAAAAG atCTGGAGGGTCGAAGGGTCCGGTAAGGTTCTGGTGGACCCGGCTTACTTTGGTCAGTTCTACGGCGGCGACAGCTACCTGATCCTGTACCAGTACCAACATGGCGGCAGGCGGCGCCACATGGTCTACATCTG GCAGGGGGCGGAGTCGAGTCAGGACGAAACCGCGGCGTCGGCCGTTCTGGCCGTCGAGCTGGACGACGAACTGGGAGGCGGAGCAGTTCAG GTGAGGGTGGTCCAAGGCAAAGAGCCCGCCCACCTGATGAGCCTGTTTGGAGGCCAGCCCATGGTGGTGTACCAGGGCGGCACCTCCAGGGAGGGCGGCCAGTCCACCGCCGCCGACACCCGCCTGTTCCAGGTGCGGTCCAACCCGGCTGGAGACACTGGGGCCGTGGAG gtGGGCCCGTCCTCATCACGCCTAAACTCCAACGATGCGTTCCTGCTAACGGCGGCCGGGGGGGCGTGGCTGTGGAAGGGGCGGGGCAGCAGCGCGGCGGAGGCGAAAGGGGCCGAACACCTGGCCCGGGTGTTGCAGGTGAACCCCGCCCCGctggaggagggggaggagccAG ACGGGTTCTGGGCGGTTCTGGGCGGGAAGGACGACTACTGCCGCGCCCCTCGGCTCAGCAACAAGATGGACGCCCATCCGCCACGCCTCTTCGCCTCCTCCAACAAGACAGGCACCTTCCAG ATGGAGGAGGTTCCGGGAGAACTGACCCAGGACGACTTGGCTCCTGATGACGTCATGATCCTGGACACCTGGGACCAGGTGAGTCTTCCTCACCACcgtcaccatggaaaccaggTTCTGGCTCCGCCTGCGGCTCACCGTTTCCCCCGGCAGGTGTTCGTTTGGATCGGGAACGAGGCAAACgaggaggagaagatggaggccGCCGCGACAG CTGAGCGCTACATCAGAACCGACCCGACCAGCAGAAACCCGCTGACCCCCATCGTGACCCTGAAGCAGGGATTTGAACCAACGACCTTCACTGGTTGGTTCCTGGGCTGGAACCACGACTACTGGAGCCAGGACCCACTGGAGCGCTTCCTGCAGGCCctgtga
- the LOC114154771 gene encoding gelsolin-like isoform X2 yields the protein MLPAATPACQSFSSPAEEDFLTHTEGDIMVFHPEFERAGKEAGLQVWRVENLDLAPVPESLYGRFYTGDAYLVLSSTSNRRGDLQYDLHYWQGSECSQDESSAAAILAVQMDDFLQGAPVQYREVQGHESGTFSGYFKTGLTYMKGGVASGFNHVTNEVEVQRLLQVKGRRVVRATEVPVSWGSFNQGDSFILDLGQEIIQWSGSHSNRFEKLKATLVSKSIRDNERCGRANLQVVDEGAEPEGMIEVLGDKPDLPESHSEDTQTDASNRKVAKLYKVSNAGGDMEVTLVSEQNPFPQHALESSECFILDNGTNGRIFVWKGKDANGAERQAVLQNSEKFIQQMEYPPYTQVQVLPQSGETPLFKQFFRNWRDAEDTVGMGTAYIANKVPFDVSKLHQSDSMSAQYGMVDRGDGDKKIWRVEGSGKVLVDPAYFGQFYGGDSYLILYQYQHGGRRRHMVYIWQGAESSQDETAASAVLAVELDDELGGGAVQVRVVQGKEPAHLMSLFGGQPMVVYQGGTSREGGQSTAADTRLFQVRSNPAGDTGAVEVGPSSSRLNSNDAFLLTAAGGAWLWKGRGSSAAEAKGAEHLARVLQVNPAPLEEGEEPDGFWAVLGGKDDYCRAPRLSNKMDAHPPRLFASSNKTGTFQMEEVPGELTQDDLAPDDVMILDTWDQVSLPHHRHHGNQVLAPPAAHRFPRQVFVWIGNEANEEEKMEAAATAERYIRTDPTSRNPLTPIVTLKQGFEPTTFTGWFLGWNHDYWSQDPLERFLQAL from the exons ATGTTACCTGCAGCCACACCTGCGTGTCAAAGCTTCTCCAGTCCGGCTGAGGAAGACTTCCTGACACACACTGAAG GTGACATCATGGTGTTCCACCCTGAGTTTGAACGAGCAGGTAAAGAGGCGGGGCTTCAGGTGTGGCGAGTGGAGAACTTGGACCTGGCTCCTGTCCCTGAGAGTCTCTACGGACGGTTCTACACCGGAGACGCCTACCTGGTTCTGAGCAGCACCAGCAACCGCCGAGGAGACCTGCAGTACGACCTGCACTACTGGCAAG GTTCCGAGTGCTCTCAGGATGAAAGCAGCGCTGCTGCCATTCTTGCTGTCCAGATGGACGACTTCCTGCAGGGGGCGCCGGTCCAGTACCGAGAGGTCCAAGGCCATGAGTCCGGGACCTTCAGCGGATACTTCAAAACGGGCCTGACCTACATG AAAGGAGGCGTGGCCTCTGGGTTCAATCATGTGACCAATGAGGTGGAAGTTCAGCGGTTGCTCCAGGTCAAAGGTCGCCGTGTTGTCAGGGCAACAGAGGTACCTGTCAGCTGGGGCAGTTTCAACCAGGGAGACAGCTTCATCCTGGACCTGGGACAG GAAATCATCCAGTGGTCTGGTTCCCATAGCAACAGATTTGAGAAACTGAAGGCCACTTTG GTCTCTAAGAGTATCCGTGACAACGAGAGGTGTGGGCGGGCCAACCTCCAGGTTGTCGATGAGGGGGCGGAGCCAGAGGGGATGATAGAG GTTCTGGGAGACAAACCGGACCTCCCCGAGTCCCACAGCGAAGACACCCAGACCGACGCGTCCAACAGGAAGGTGGCGAAGCTCTACAAG GTGTCCAACGCCGGCGGGGACATGGAGGTCACTCTGGTGTCGGAGCAGAACCCGTTCCCCCAACACGCCCTGGAGTCCAGCGAGTGCTTCATCCTCGACAACGGAACCAACGGACGCATCTTTGTCtggaaag GTAAGGACGCTAACGGCGCCGAGCGGCAGGCCGTCCTGCAGAACTCCGAGAAATTCATTCAGCAGATGGAGTACCCACCCTACACCCAG GTCCAGGTCCTTCCTCAGTCCGGGGAGACTCCTCTCTTCAAGCAGTTCTTTAGGAACTGGAGGGACGCTGAAGACACCGTCGGCATGGGAACGGCCTACATCGCCAACAAG GTGCCGTTCGACGTGTCCAAGCTGCACCAATCGGACTCCATGTCAGCGCAGTATGGGATGGTGGACCGAGGAGACGGAGACAAAAAG atCTGGAGGGTCGAAGGGTCCGGTAAGGTTCTGGTGGACCCGGCTTACTTTGGTCAGTTCTACGGCGGCGACAGCTACCTGATCCTGTACCAGTACCAACATGGCGGCAGGCGGCGCCACATGGTCTACATCTG GCAGGGGGCGGAGTCGAGTCAGGACGAAACCGCGGCGTCGGCCGTTCTGGCCGTCGAGCTGGACGACGAACTGGGAGGCGGAGCAGTTCAG GTGAGGGTGGTCCAAGGCAAAGAGCCCGCCCACCTGATGAGCCTGTTTGGAGGCCAGCCCATGGTGGTGTACCAGGGCGGCACCTCCAGGGAGGGCGGCCAGTCCACCGCCGCCGACACCCGCCTGTTCCAGGTGCGGTCCAACCCGGCTGGAGACACTGGGGCCGTGGAG gtGGGCCCGTCCTCATCACGCCTAAACTCCAACGATGCGTTCCTGCTAACGGCGGCCGGGGGGGCGTGGCTGTGGAAGGGGCGGGGCAGCAGCGCGGCGGAGGCGAAAGGGGCCGAACACCTGGCCCGGGTGTTGCAGGTGAACCCCGCCCCGctggaggagggggaggagccAG ACGGGTTCTGGGCGGTTCTGGGCGGGAAGGACGACTACTGCCGCGCCCCTCGGCTCAGCAACAAGATGGACGCCCATCCGCCACGCCTCTTCGCCTCCTCCAACAAGACAGGCACCTTCCAG ATGGAGGAGGTTCCGGGAGAACTGACCCAGGACGACTTGGCTCCTGATGACGTCATGATCCTGGACACCTGGGACCAGGTGAGTCTTCCTCACCACcgtcaccatggaaaccaggTTCTGGCTCCGCCTGCGGCTCACCGTTTCCCCCGGCAGGTGTTCGTTTGGATCGGGAACGAGGCAAACgaggaggagaagatggaggccGCCGCGACAG CTGAGCGCTACATCAGAACCGACCCGACCAGCAGAAACCCGCTGACCCCCATCGTGACCCTGAAGCAGGGATTTGAACCAACGACCTTCACTGGTTGGTTCCTGGGCTGGAACCACGACTACTGGAGCCAGGACCCACTGGAGCGCTTCCTGCAGGCCctgtga
- the LOC114154771 gene encoding gelsolin-like isoform X3, translated as MLPAATPACQSFSSPAEEDFLTHTEGDIMVFHPEFERAGKEAGLQVWRVENLDLAPVPESLYGRFYTGDAYLVLSSTSNRRGDLQYDLHYWQGSECSQDESSAAAILAVQMDDFLQGAPVQYREVQGHESGTFSGYFKTGLTYMKGGVASGFNHVTNEVEVQRLLQVKGRRVVRATEVPVSWGSFNQGDSFILDLGQEIIQWSGSHSNRFEKLKATLVSKSIRDNERCGRANLQVVDEGAEPEGMIEVLGDKPDLPESHSEDTQTDASNRKVAKLYKVSNAGGDMEVTLVSEQNPFPQHALESSECFILDNGTNGRIFVWKGKDANGAERQAVLQNSEKFIQQMEYPPYTQVQVLPQSGETPLFKQFFRNWRDAEDTVGMGTAYIANKVAKIEKVPFDVSKLHQSDSMSAQYGMVDRGDGDKKIWRVEGSGKVLVDPAYFGQFYGGDSYLILYQYQHGGRRRHMVYIWQGAESSQDETAASAVLAVELDDELGGGAVQVRVVQGKEPAHLMSLFGGQPMVVYQGGTSREGGQSTAADTRLFQVRSNPAGDTGAVEVGPSSSRLNSNDAFLLTAAGGAWLWKGRGSSAAEAKGAEHLARVLQVNPAPLEEGEEPDGFWAVLGGKDDYCRAPRLSNKMDAHPPRLFASSNKTGTFQMEEVPGELTQDDLAPDDVMILDTWDQVFVWIGNEANEEEKMEAAATAERYIRTDPTSRNPLTPIVTLKQGFEPTTFTGWFLGWNHDYWSQDPLERFLQAL; from the exons ATGTTACCTGCAGCCACACCTGCGTGTCAAAGCTTCTCCAGTCCGGCTGAGGAAGACTTCCTGACACACACTGAAG GTGACATCATGGTGTTCCACCCTGAGTTTGAACGAGCAGGTAAAGAGGCGGGGCTTCAGGTGTGGCGAGTGGAGAACTTGGACCTGGCTCCTGTCCCTGAGAGTCTCTACGGACGGTTCTACACCGGAGACGCCTACCTGGTTCTGAGCAGCACCAGCAACCGCCGAGGAGACCTGCAGTACGACCTGCACTACTGGCAAG GTTCCGAGTGCTCTCAGGATGAAAGCAGCGCTGCTGCCATTCTTGCTGTCCAGATGGACGACTTCCTGCAGGGGGCGCCGGTCCAGTACCGAGAGGTCCAAGGCCATGAGTCCGGGACCTTCAGCGGATACTTCAAAACGGGCCTGACCTACATG AAAGGAGGCGTGGCCTCTGGGTTCAATCATGTGACCAATGAGGTGGAAGTTCAGCGGTTGCTCCAGGTCAAAGGTCGCCGTGTTGTCAGGGCAACAGAGGTACCTGTCAGCTGGGGCAGTTTCAACCAGGGAGACAGCTTCATCCTGGACCTGGGACAG GAAATCATCCAGTGGTCTGGTTCCCATAGCAACAGATTTGAGAAACTGAAGGCCACTTTG GTCTCTAAGAGTATCCGTGACAACGAGAGGTGTGGGCGGGCCAACCTCCAGGTTGTCGATGAGGGGGCGGAGCCAGAGGGGATGATAGAG GTTCTGGGAGACAAACCGGACCTCCCCGAGTCCCACAGCGAAGACACCCAGACCGACGCGTCCAACAGGAAGGTGGCGAAGCTCTACAAG GTGTCCAACGCCGGCGGGGACATGGAGGTCACTCTGGTGTCGGAGCAGAACCCGTTCCCCCAACACGCCCTGGAGTCCAGCGAGTGCTTCATCCTCGACAACGGAACCAACGGACGCATCTTTGTCtggaaag GTAAGGACGCTAACGGCGCCGAGCGGCAGGCCGTCCTGCAGAACTCCGAGAAATTCATTCAGCAGATGGAGTACCCACCCTACACCCAG GTCCAGGTCCTTCCTCAGTCCGGGGAGACTCCTCTCTTCAAGCAGTTCTTTAGGAACTGGAGGGACGCTGAAGACACCGTCGGCATGGGAACGGCCTACATCGCCAACAAGGTGGCAAAGATTGAGAAG GTGCCGTTCGACGTGTCCAAGCTGCACCAATCGGACTCCATGTCAGCGCAGTATGGGATGGTGGACCGAGGAGACGGAGACAAAAAG atCTGGAGGGTCGAAGGGTCCGGTAAGGTTCTGGTGGACCCGGCTTACTTTGGTCAGTTCTACGGCGGCGACAGCTACCTGATCCTGTACCAGTACCAACATGGCGGCAGGCGGCGCCACATGGTCTACATCTG GCAGGGGGCGGAGTCGAGTCAGGACGAAACCGCGGCGTCGGCCGTTCTGGCCGTCGAGCTGGACGACGAACTGGGAGGCGGAGCAGTTCAG GTGAGGGTGGTCCAAGGCAAAGAGCCCGCCCACCTGATGAGCCTGTTTGGAGGCCAGCCCATGGTGGTGTACCAGGGCGGCACCTCCAGGGAGGGCGGCCAGTCCACCGCCGCCGACACCCGCCTGTTCCAGGTGCGGTCCAACCCGGCTGGAGACACTGGGGCCGTGGAG gtGGGCCCGTCCTCATCACGCCTAAACTCCAACGATGCGTTCCTGCTAACGGCGGCCGGGGGGGCGTGGCTGTGGAAGGGGCGGGGCAGCAGCGCGGCGGAGGCGAAAGGGGCCGAACACCTGGCCCGGGTGTTGCAGGTGAACCCCGCCCCGctggaggagggggaggagccAG ACGGGTTCTGGGCGGTTCTGGGCGGGAAGGACGACTACTGCCGCGCCCCTCGGCTCAGCAACAAGATGGACGCCCATCCGCCACGCCTCTTCGCCTCCTCCAACAAGACAGGCACCTTCCAG ATGGAGGAGGTTCCGGGAGAACTGACCCAGGACGACTTGGCTCCTGATGACGTCATGATCCTGGACACCTGGGACCAG GTGTTCGTTTGGATCGGGAACGAGGCAAACgaggaggagaagatggaggccGCCGCGACAG CTGAGCGCTACATCAGAACCGACCCGACCAGCAGAAACCCGCTGACCCCCATCGTGACCCTGAAGCAGGGATTTGAACCAACGACCTTCACTGGTTGGTTCCTGGGCTGGAACCACGACTACTGGAGCCAGGACCCACTGGAGCGCTTCCTGCAGGCCctgtga